A stretch of DNA from Lotus japonicus ecotype B-129 chromosome 4, LjGifu_v1.2:
AATTGTGCAATTCCCCTCCAAGTTGTAGTATTGCCTCAATTCATACCAACCTGTTGTTAGGCGAGGCCTTTGCTCATTCATGTTAAAGCCAACAGTATGTTGCTTCATTGCATCATCAATTAGAACCCATTGTGGCTTTAGCTTGTTGATATTTTTCCTCACGTAAGCAGGACTCAGTTCACCCTCCCTCTGTAAAAAGGCAAAATTAATAAGAGGAAGAGAATGGAAGAAAATGAGGAACATGGAAAGGATTTAGCAAACTTTGATTTACCTCTAAATAGCAACTTCTAACAGGAAAGAAACTCTTGTAAAAGAGGCGTGGATGGTTAACTGGATCCATAGCAAAATTTGGAAACAAAAAAGACTTTGAGAAATATGGAGAAGTTGTCATTGGAACGTATGAAGTAGAGAAGTTTATATAGAAGAGAAAGAACCAAATGGCATGGTGGTTGAGTTTCCATGCAAAATGTGGAGGTTACACGTGTGTTAACCTATTGCACCCTTTCAAAAGAATATGATTGGGAATATGAATTTTGGCATTCAATCCACATTCAATGAGCAATGATTAGATTCAAGAACAAAACATCAGTTCACATATGAAAGGTTGGTGTAAAGGAAGGATTCTTTTGGTCTTCACGTGGCtacatactttttttttgctaTCAATAGTTTTGGGAATGAGGAACTATAAGGCACTACCCAATTTAAAGAAGAAATTGGaagtcattaaaaaaaattataaacggTTTTGGGAATCCAAAAGGATGAATAAGAAGATAGAAAGAAGTGGGTTATAATAAGGGAcaacaattttcaaaaataattattggaactaaacaaaattaaaaaaattaattttatttttcttcataggGTATTATAACCTAGAATCTATTCATATttatagaaaatataaatatattaacttccaaacaaataaatgttataaaattaacaaaaatctgTTATGAATGGGAGATAATTCACGTTAAGGAAGGAGGGGGAATAAGTTATTAACTAATCATATATTGGTGATAGATGAATCATTTTAAATTGGGGGTatatttaaaatgaattaaatataaaattctatttttttttgttacttctGAAAACAGGATATAAAAATCTATATACTAACAAACAGGTTTTGTgtaacatgaaaaaaaaaatggatacCATCTAAGTAGATCAAACCCTTATTTTTAAAAGGGATACGTATAtgttatattttcaaaaaaatatgtatgctaattttaaaataagggataTTTCcaaaaagatagaaacaaattaaGGAAGGAGGGGGGacttaagaaaaataaattttataatcGGAAATTAGGGAATTATATATAATGAAATACAAAAATTAgagttaaataatattaaacacTGTTATTACTTAGAAATTTTGACcaataaaaaaagagaaatctATTAACTCAAATTCGTATTTTGGGTTGTTGAGTTGTTATAGAAACTCAAAGTATTAAAATAATCCAATTTATCTTACATATGAATTCAATATCTCATAAACGAATTTCAATATTTCTAACTGAAATTGATATAAAGTAAAATTATGTGCGTGATatccaattttgaaaaaaatattattaagttGATAACATTCATGTGGAAGGAAGAAACAACATCCAATCTTTATTTGATTTGATAATTCTTTAAcaattaaaaatagcatttgtCCTCACTGATCACACAACGTTAGTTTTTATTGAAACATAGCTTCAAATTATGATTTAAATTGATAATATCCTTAGCTGTTTGACAATATCAAAAGTAGATATTTTTTGCAATAATTTCATCGttatacacaaaaaaaaaataactcgTATGAAAAATACTAATGAAAGGTAAATATAACAAATGCTAATTAATAGATCAACTTATGGAAAAAGGGAACATTGCATAAGATAAACGGTGTATCCGATCATCGGATGAAAAAGTCAAGTACATCCCTTAGAGGGCAAAATTGAAAGGATCTTCAAAATGACAAACTACAAAATCATAATGAAAATTCGCATAACACCATCAATGGCTCATAGAGCCAACAAAAAAcatcaaaaaaacaaaacacttTTGAATAGACATAAACTCTCTcaaattttctctttcttgaccatcttcagaggcttcttgtTGTCAGAAATAGGATTTGCTTCAGGGCTAGGACGTTTAGCAGGAGGAGAATCATTGCTTTCCACATGAAGAGGTTTCTCAGAATTCACATTGTATGGTAGGGAAGCTTTGATGATACCCTCCGTTTCAACATTAAGAGCTTTGTCctgcagtaaaaaaaaaacaaaaattggatAAGAcacttatataatattaaagggTGTAACTAAAATCTTAATAAATTTCTCACATGAGATAACACAAACCTGAACATTCTTTTTAGAAGAAGCAGAAACGTTCTTTTTAGAAGCCACTGATTTCATTTTTTGTGGGACTTTGACCTCCTTATCATGAGCCTTCATTGGTGTAATATTAAACGTTAGAAGAAAgacaatataataaaaaattaataagatttAGATCCAACTCAAGAAACTAAAATTAGTAAAGGAAATTTCAGGACCAGATCATCGTGCTTAGTTGCTGAAAGCTCGGGATTTTCTAGGGGGGATGATCCATTAACACCACTAACTAATTTAGAAGAGGCTTCAATAGCAGCAGGTTCATTGATCAAGTTATATGGATAGCAGGCTGTAGAAGAACCACCGGGAGCACCATTCGAAGCCTTACAAACATCAAGACACTGTAATGGGAGAAGACAACACTATATTATATTAAGCAAATGTTCAAAAAATGCATTCAGAGTAAAACCAAATACGATTCTAACATCTTTTTTAGGTAGAATTTCTGCCTTTCCCTTGTTGGATTTCTTTTGGGTTTCGAACTGCATTTTCAGTTCAGAAACAGGAGCCAACACTATAGAACCTTCTCGACAACCTCTACTTTTATCAGCAACAGGAGAATTGTTTGAAGAAAGCCCACCAGCAACATTAAAATCTTCATTAAGAtcctaatttcataaaaaaagaaaattagaaaaaagaTCACAATAATGAAAGaaacaaaatcataaaatcAGGTAAGATGTACAAAACCTTAGCAAAACTTGAAGAAGATCCTTGGCCAACACTCCCTGAGCTAGGAGTTGTTAAAAGCATATAGGGAGGAGAGCTTTCTAAGTGGGGATTTGCGTTCTTAAATTGGGAAATGACTTCAGGATCAGAACAAATTCTCTTCACCTTATAAGATGGCTCAAACCATGTGTTGGAACTATTGTCAACTTCAATCTTGAATAAAAATGACTTATCAATCAAACTCATAATCTCCGACGGAACCTGAGAATCGCTAGGGTCCTGgaattgaaaatataatttagTTAGAGAAAAAATAACACAAATTTAATTGAAAAGTAGTGGATTTAGGTATATATGAAATAACCTTATGGCATTTTTCAACCAATTCAGAACATGGCTTATTAAGAAGATTGTTGGCCTCTTGATCAAATAAAACAAAGGTTGTCGAATCTTTAGCATCCATAACCCTCAAACGAATTTTGTATTTAGGAATTGCAGTAACAACATGGCGAACACAGGCTTCACAAAAGTACATGTCCTCAGCTGGGTACACCTTTTTGTTACACTTGCAAGCAGGGTAATACCAACTGTTGTCATCAGGAATGAATTTAATAGTGGCAAACACAACACAAACAGATTTCTGATGAAAAGAAATTAGAAAAAGTTAGGGAAATGGAAAaaacattataaaaaaaaacaaaccaataaataaaaacaaaataaaataaacaaacctCAGCCAAATCTTTAATCTGCTCAATGGTTTTCCCTTCATTTTGTTTTAGAAAATCCTCTGCTGGAGATAGTTTTGCCGAATCCTGAAGCTGGCAAATGACTTTAGCAGCAGGGCATTAGTCTCCAAAAAACCTTTCTCGAATTGGACCAGCTTCATCAATAGCACGATTAAAAAGAATTTGGGTTGCCCCATACACGTTTTGAATGCTAGGCCTCCCTGTGAATTACAAAAAAAGGAAGTTAGAATCTAAGGACGCCATTACGAATTTAATTAAGGAGAATGATtacaaaagaacaaaaaacaaaaaacaaaaaaaaccttTAAACGGTTTTATCTTCGCAAATTGGACAACAACTACAGCGTTCGTCATATCCCCAGAAGCCAATTGCCCAACAATTTCATCCacatattttccaaaaaaagCTGCCTCGACACGAACTCTAATCAAAAGAGAAAAACTCAAATCAATAAACGCCACATAAGATAATTGAATCAAAATTATGGTACAAATTTACACATACCCTTCCTGTTCAATTTCTAGTGTGATCCTCTTTTGCACTTTACCATGCTTCTCAAACTCCTGCTCACCAGAGGAGCCAGTCAAGATACCTATGACATCtggaaaaaataaaacttttaGAGGACCATAACAACGTTATATAatgtaaaagaaaaacaaaataaaacataataacaacaaaatcacaACGATTCtacaaataaatatattaacagaaaaaacaaaaattgaaataacaaaaaaataacgTATAAAGATAACAAAAAAGAGCAACAATCAAATTAAGGGGAGAATAATTTATAGATTGAAAGACagaatgaataaaaaaataaacagatAAAATCTACCTATGAGGAAGGATGTGTCAGGATCCTTGAAGACAACATCAGATAGAGGCATGAAGGTAAAAGGTTTTCCTGTGATGGGGGTGTTAACCATAAGCCTAACACTGGTATGCATTTGAAATTACCTTGTATGGATGAGAGGTCGTCCTGAAATCACCGCCGTTCTCACAAACACCAAAAAATGATATCTGGTATACACAGCCCTCAAACAACTGATTCTTGAATCGGTAGACTAAAGTACGCCGGATTGAAGCATGTATTTTGCAGCCctacataaaaacaaaaaaggacGTTAAAAAATATTCTCAAAACATAAACCCATAAACATTGAGGAATATAGGGTAAAAATGAAACCTTGGAGTCCATCAAAACCATCTCCAACGATGAAGGGAGCTTAGATCCAGAGTAGCTAGGAGTAAACCACAACCTTACAACCTTCACAACAATGGCCCAAGTTTCTTTGGAAGCATCAATCTTGGACACATCATCAACTCTGAGAGACATCTTAAGAGGGAATGAAGAACAAATTATGAAGAGGAAAAACACTTAATTCAGAAGGGATTGTGGATGAGGGCATCACAACACAACTACTTATATAGAAGACTCTACATGGGTTGAAACCTTtgaattttcatttcaaaataaGAATTGGAAACAACAAAATGAGGGGGGATGAACAAACAATTATTGGGCACATATAGAGAAAATCAAAACACAAAGTCCCAATATTCATTAAAGGGGCGTGAACAAAAAATCAAGGAATGGAGAATGGAATGTTGAGCCAATAAATGGAAGATGATGAATTTGATATATATTGGGTTAATAAGGAATTCTCATTCTGTGTATAAACGTGAAGACATAATGGGTGAAAGAGAATAAAAGAAAGGAGATAAAATAgatgaatttaaaattaaatattttttattttaattacttaGTGGGCGGTTTTATATAATACATAGGGAATGTAGAAATACAAATAAAGGAGGTTGAATAATTAAATCATTTTCGAATCTAAATGAAAAAGGACCGGATTCATAAAAGGGAGGATAAAGAGAGATAAAATCAATGAAGATTAATGTTAATTGTACATTGAAATTTGACCAACAATAAACACTCAATGATTCTATGCTTATGCCAAGATAATGGGGGAGACCAACTTAATGGAGATagtggaagaagaaggaaaatgaaGGTTGGaggaataaaaatgaatataatattCATGGAGGGACACGTGTCACGTTGAGATGCAAAGGGGAGGGaataaaatattgcaaaatattCAGGAGCTGaggtttttgataatgacatgcTTGGAGTGTTACTGCTTTAATATATATNNNNNNNNNNNNNNNNNNNNNNNNNNNNNNNNNNNNNNNNNNNNNNNNNNNNNNNNNNNNNNNNNNNNNNNNNNNNNNNNNNNNNNNNNNNNNNNNNNNNCTTGAAGGCGGAATGAAATGAATTGCCTCATAGAGACTTTCCATCTTTTGTAGCTTCCCATGTTTCTAAAAATCTCACTAATGGGAATATCTTCACGGAAGCCATCTTCACCGTACGGAAATATAAGCGGATAGTGCAAAGGAATTAAAGCAGTATGTGTTTCATGAATGTTTGAAAGACATCCATCATTCATTTTCACTACAACATCTCTGCCAACGTCTGACTCCCCAATGTCCCCAACAATCAAGGCTGCAACCTCATCCGTTGACGGCATATTATAAGTTCTAGGATCTTTCCCCCGGGCTCTGAACAGACGGATAGATAACTGGGTTGATTCATCAGAGTTCAATCGTTCTCGGACCTGCCTAAATATTTTGGCTAGGACATTGTGTCTGTCAATCATCTGCTTAAGATCTTCCACTAAAGAAAGGTCAAGACCCTGTCCTCTCCCATTATAGCTACAAAAGAAATAGAATTTAAGAACATAAGGCTGTTaacaattatataataaaaaatcaaaatgatcAAAAGAATTAATTTCAGGATTTCATACCTTAGATTCCTCACTCTATTAGAATTCTCATTCTGTGTATCATAAATATACAACTGAGCAACTTAGGAGGTTGTCCCTGACGTGGAATTAAAGAACCATACGGTGATAGTTCTGTCCACTCAATACAAATTGAGGGGGGCCTCCACCGTCATTAAGAGCAGTTAAAAACCTTCCCACCCATAGACGTAAAGGAAAACATGCTATTATACGCTCTTATATTCTCCTTGAAATTTTGCGCCCTTGGTTCTCTATCTGTTATCAAGTCAAGAAGTAGAGGAGGAGGCTTAGGGATTAAGGGTAAATCAACCTTCCCCTTCATACAACACAATGAAAAAGCTGCAGCCCCATTGAATCTATCTTCCCGATTTCTCAGAAGCCCACATGAAAGCTCCGCAGTAAAAGCAAGCGCTGGTTGGATCTCCAAAATCAAGAacgtctttaaaaaaaatagatgtcATCAATAGAGCCTCAtgattcaataaaaaataacatatataaaattttggttaatgaaaaatattaggATGATACCTGTATTTTCAGCTATCTGAAgcaaagcaacaatgtttgctGGAATTTCAGGAATCACTTCATGCGTATGTTCCACATAATCCTCATCTGAATCCCCATGAGGTATCATATGAATTAAGAAAGTAGGTTAgatgtaaataacaaaaataatatcAAAAGAACTAATATTAAACAACTTTctcttaaaataattttgatgtATGAAATATAACCTGATTCAGCATCTTCAGAATCACTGCTTAATGCTCCAGGTTCACATAAAGCCACATTAGATGGCCCTGCTTCATCTGCAGTTCCATTAGAGGGAGAAAACCTTCCTCTCTTGGTATCCAAAGCTTTCTTTCTTAAATAACGCGACCACTTTGATTCCGAACGGATAGGGGTAGGCAACTCTTTAATTATTTAACTTTTTTCATTCTAGATGGAGCCCTCGTTTGTTTTTCTCGTTCAGGTTTGTTTGGCTTCAATATTGATGGAGAAGGATGTTTTGATGACGTAGCAATGACAGTAGATAGGGGAGGATTGGAAGAATTACTATCAAAACTTTTTGGAAAAATCTCATTCATTTGTGTTTTGGAATGTTCCAAATGAAAAATGACTAACTGAAGCCAAAGTGGCTTGATCAATGGACTTTCTTTTGCTGTTCGCATTTGAAAACTGCCTATCCATTATTTCCTTATAAGTTAAGGAAGGTGAATTATCAAATGAAATGAGATTTACAGGGTTGTTCTCATTACATAATACAGAACCTCCAACAcctacagaaaaaaaaaaagaaatcaataAACAAAAAACCATGGTTAAATTAACTTAAGAGATGTCACGTACAAACTCAAAAACAATTtacaaaagaaacaacaaaattCACCTGAACTTGGAAAAAGGTTGTTGACATTGGGACGAACCTCCAG
This window harbors:
- the LOC130713823 gene encoding uncharacterized protein LOC130713823, with amino-acid sequence MYFCEACVRHVVTAIPKYKIRLRVMDAKDSTTFVLFDQEANNLLNKPCSELVEKCHKDPSDSQVPSEIMSLIDKSFLFKIEVDNSSNTWFEPSYKVKRICSDPEVISQFKNANPHLESSPPYMLLTTPSSGSVGQGSSSSFAKDLNEDFNVAGGLSSNNSPVADKSRGCREGSIVLAPVSELKMQFETQKKSNKGKAEILPKKDCLDVCKASNGAPGGSSTACYPYNLINEPAAIEASSKLVSGVNGSSPLENPELSATKHDDLAHDKEVKVPQKMKSVASKKNVSASSKKNVQDKALNVETEGIIKASLPYNVNSEKPLHVESNDSPPAKRPSPEANPISDNKKPLKMVKKEKI
- the LOC130712359 gene encoding uncharacterized protein LOC130712359 — encoded protein: MHTSVRLMVNTPITGKPFTFMPLSDVVFKDPDTSFLIDVIGILTGSSGEQEFEKHGKVQKRITLEIEQEGVRVEAAFFGKYVDEIVGQLASGDMTNAVVVVQFAKIKPFKGRPSIQNVYGATQILFNRAIDEAGPIRERFFGD